The nucleotide sequence GTATagttatttgatttatatgcatttTGAGCTCAAAGTaacttcttagtttgcatatgtgtaGGTGAGGTTTACTTGGTGtcttcccgtccccgtcctcaccgcccaCGCCGTCCCGTCGCCGTGACCACCTTGCTGAGGCTCTTGTTCTTAtcatttttgtaaaaaaaaatcttgtttgtatgatttagatagttgcttgtataattttcttacttgtatgattgtttgttatgtatagtgccatggttttgatatccgtccccatcggccctcgcccggtttatgattcggatgtggtatattatctttcataactatttgtttcatttcgtgtttatgataattatgcccatcaagttaacatagatatttttatctaggaggtatgtgaaccggaaattgcgACTGGCcatcttgtcgagaagttaaatttagttgaaaaagaaaaggattatttgaaagaaaaatcaaaaataattaaagaagagaagatgaaattgaAGTTGTTTGTTGCCGATGTCGCCAATGAtcaaaagatcaagatggatgcaatacgcttgaagattagaaaaattagaaaatatgccattaataaagaggcttggtatcattatgttgttggatcaactaTTACCTTAGTTGGGATTTtaatcgtatttgttgttgcacttAAATGCTTTATCTAGATAGTTGTGTGTTGTTTTATGAGAAGTATGTATGAACTTGCATTAATTTGGTCTTTTTGATGTTGTggaatgaagatgagccggcaatggatgtacgatgactgaCGCTCTCCCTAGTTCATTAATGATGTGCATAGTTTTCTGcgtgtggctgaggcaaacaaacgtaatggtttatgtgttgtccatgtggtGTCTGTAAGAATGATATGAATTACTCAGCCTCGAAAAtcattcacacccacctgcttaaGTACGGTTTCATGTCCGACTATAACTGTTGGACAAAGCATCGAGAAcaaggggttataatggaagacaatgaagaagaagaggatgatgacaactatcctatGTTCCCTGAATATAGTGATACTACAACGGGAGAAGTTGAAGATCAAGAGGCATCAAATGAGCATGATGATGATCTTcgtcgggccattgctgatgcaaagagaaaccgCGCTAGTGAAACTGAGAGgttgaagttgcagcgcatgttagaggatcacaaaaaaattaTTGTACCCAAATTGAGAAGATGACAAGAAAAGGATGGGTGCCACACTGGAATTGTTGCAATGGAAgatagagaatggtgtatctgacaagggatttgaaaagttGCTGAAAATgttaaagaagaagcttccaaagcacaacgaattgcccgataggattagaggtgtagaagatacatgcatgccctaatgactgcatcctctaccgcggtgaggagTACGAGAATTTGAATGCAAGCCGGggatgcggtgcattgcgctataagatcagccgcgatgaccctggtgatgttgagggcgagcaccttaggaagagggttcctgccaaggtgatgtggtatgctcctataataccatggttgaaatgtttgttccaaaataaagagcatgccaagttgttgagATGGAACAAAGAAGGGGTAAGAAAGACCGGATGTTGAGAGTACCTACTGATGGGTCGCATTGGAGAAAAATCGTGAGAAAGTGGccggagtttgcagatgacgcaaggaacttaTGATTTAGTAGAAGTACAGATggtattaatccttttggggagtagagcagcaatcatagcacctggtctgtgactctatgtatctataaccttcctccttggttgtgcatgaagcggaagtacattatgatgccagtgctcatccaagaccctaagcaacccgacaatgacattgatgtgtacctagggccattagttgaagaacttttacaattGTGGGATATAAAAGGTgtatgtgtgtgggatgagcacaaacaacagTAATTTGACCTACAagcgttgttgtttgtaaccatcaatgtttggcctgctcttagtaacctttcaggacagacaaacaagggatacaatgcatgcacgcactgtttagatgagactaaaagtatatatttggataaatgtaagaagaatgtgtacctggaacatcgttgatttcttccgatcAGGCATACCGTAAGAAAGAAAGGAaatcatttcaaaggtgaggcagatcaacGGAAGAAGCCTGACCACCGTACTAGTCATCATATACTTCATATGGTTaaggatttaaaagtaatctttggaaagggttctggcggacaatctgttctgaatgacgatgacggacacgcacccatgtggaagtagaaatctatattttgggatctACCCTGTCAGAAAGTCCTAGAGGTCCGCTCtctaatcgacgtgatgcacatgacgaagaatctttgtgtgaacctgctagtcttcttgggcgtgtatgggaagacaaaagatacaccggaggcacgggaggaccagcaacgtatgaacgaaaaagacggcatgcacccaaagcagtatgaaggtcctgccagctacgctcttaccaaagaagagaagaaaatcatttttgaatgtctgctcagtatgaaggtcccgtctggcttctcgtcgaatataaagggaataataaacatggcagagaacaAAATTCCAAAACCTAAAGTTatatgactgccacgtgattatggcgcaattacttccggttgcattgagggggttcTACAGGAAaatgtttgattagccattgtgaagctatgtgcatttctcaatgcaatttctcagaaggtaatcgatccagaaatcctaccaagtttACAGAATGATTTCGTCCAATGTCttatcagtttcgagttggtgttcccatcatccttcttcaatattatgacgcacgtcctagttcatctagtcgaagAGATTGCCATTTTGgtcttgtatttctacacaatatgttcccctttgaaaggttcatggtagtcttaaagaaatatgttcataactgtgctgggccagaaggaagcatctccaagggccatgaaacagAGGaggttattgagttttgtgttgactttatttcTGACCTTAACCCGATTGGTGTTCCTCAATCGCGGCATGAGGGGAGACTGAGTGAAAAAGGCACGCTAGGAAAGGATtcaataatatgtatggacgggcattcttttactcaagcacactacacagtttacAAAGTTCAACCTTGGTGGCTTCGTATATCGAGGAACACATGATATTGTACGCTCCAAGAACCCGAGGCAATCTGACCCCTCGATTAAATGTACACACATGGCGACTTTCGGTGGTTGGTTGCAAAAACATCTCATGAATGACCCATCAGTTggagatgagttgtacttgttggccaggtcaccatcttcgactatattgaCTTTCAAAGgttacgagataaatgggaatacattttacacgatcgcccaagataataagagcaccaaccaaaatagtggtgtccgctttgatgcaacaaacaacaatagaaaaaaggacacatattatggttacatagaggagatatgggaacttgactatggaccttcgtttaaggtccctttatttcggtgcaaatgggtcaatctgacagGAGGCGAGGTAAAGATAGACCCGccgtacggaatgacaacaatggatctcaacaatcttggtacacagacgaaccattcagTCTATAAGCTATACATAACTAAGTAAAGTTATACCAACAGACCAATTGAAAATGGTGCCAACAATGTCACAATATGTGGCGTACATAACATAAGGCCATCAAAAGATTATAGAGGAAATGTAACAGAGATAAACAATTACACTTAAATGGTTGGTTCACCTGAGCTATTCTGAGAAAAGAACCTCATGAGTAAGTTGTGCTTCTGTATTTCAGCGTGAAAAGAAGTTTACTGTGCTTTTGCATTTTGGCATTGTGAGTAGGAGGACACACAAGTCACAACACCAGTAAAATAATTAATAAGCATAGCAATTTATCAAGGAGGCAATTGTAAGTACAACAGTCTGATGTACTGTCAATTCTTAGTCGATACACTCTATTAGTGCATAAAATATTATGATACAACATAACTGATGAAAGCTTCTTTTTGGAATTCAGAAGCAGTGCTAGACACGACGCTGAAAGTAACACTGTCAAAAGTGCCAGATTCATAGAATTGTTGTGTTTTCTATTATCTAAGCCACTGCGCTAGATAAAAAGGAAAATCATTGGACAAGCGGCCACAATTTAATAAAGCCACAACAACATATTAAGCCCATTTCTGGATTATCCTACCCCCAAgccatgaaacaatttgcataatTTTTAAAATTAGTTGTTACATGAAACAATCACATAGTACGTATGGTTTTTGTTATGTAACCTACATACAAAGCATGGGGCCTTCTTTGGATGTAATCCTCGTATATACATTCATTCACTGTAACATATTTATAAGGCAAGAAATGTAAGCACTGTTAGAGTTGAAAAAAAAATCTGATAATTGACACAGTTTGGTTCATCAAACATGACTCCAAAATTTggagaaaagaagaaaaaatattgAGGCAAAGAAACAATGTCATGAACACGGATGAGTTTTGACTGCAGAGAATCTTCTCATTAGTGCTAACAATAACTTTCTGGAGTAACTAATGGTTTTTCTAGAAGATAAACCCTTCCTCCTCCAAAGCAATCAAGCTAGTTATTTAAAAAACGGAATCAAGCTAGTTATTAATTATACAACAAGAAAATAATTTGTGTTCGGATACCTTCCCAATCTGTACCTGAGAAAGGATAAGCAAGGTCCCAGAATCTACAAAATACAGAATCTTCTGACAATTTGCATAACCTGAATAAACAGGACTCCTTATCATAAAATTTAGTACCTTAGCAACTTGTAAGTAATAACGTGTCATAAGAATCTATTATCTACCCCTGGGGCACAACCCCCGAGATTCTGTATATGGTCGTATAATCAAGGGAAAAGAATATGTGGAAGTAGAACAATTAATGCACCTACTTAACACCTTATATTTCTGTTATATTTACCTAACTAAACCACTGATTGCTTGAGCACTGGCTGCCCTGCTAGCGTTTAAAACCAACATCCTCCATATTGCGTTAGAGAGGAGTATAAAATACTTCAGCACTGGCTGCCCTGCTAGCGTTTGAAACCAACATCCTCCATATTGCGTCAGAGAGGAGTAGAAAACATAGACcagggaaggagaagaagaaaaataaaaatagctAGCATAAAGTGAAGGTCTACAAGAGGTAGGAAAAAACCTATAAAAACATGAATGGCCACATTAGAAAATTAACAAATGTGTTATGCATTCCGTTTAAAAATGAAAGATTGGCACAAATTAGTTCTACAAAAAGAGTAGTTAAGAATGTCTCGTTTTTTCTCCAAGACCAACGGGTAGGCCCCCCATCTACGGGCAGTAATCCAAACATTGGAAACAATGTGTACTTCACAAAAAAAATCAAACTATTTGTACGTCTATTAAGTATGATGGAAATTCCTAATAAGATTTATTGATACCACTATTTTCTAGCCATCTAGAAAAATAACTAAGTTGTACATTCTCGTTTTAGCAACTGAATAAACCAACCTAGCCAGGATAAATATAAAGTTGCCTCTTAATTTCATGAAAACAAGATAAAGCAGCGGATTAAAAATGGAGCTCCACATATCATTTTCTAACTCCTGTCTTTGTAGGAAATGAATTGAATAGTATTACAATCATTTTCAGAAAGGAGGTAATGAAGCTAATATATAACCAGTTTAATTACAAGGAGAGTtgagaaacaacaacaacaacaacaacaacaacaacaacaacatggaGGAAAAGGGAAGGCGGAACGGAGACCAGCCGGAAGAGGATCGATGAGAAGCAGGGAGGGGAAGGAGCAGATTGGATCGATAGATATACGTGAGAGGAGGGAGACAAAGAGATATGATTTGtgcaagaaggaaggagaggggtggTACACAGTTGGAAAGAATCGCTAAACAATCATGACCCGCAGATCGATCTCATTCCAAGAAaggataaataaaatctatggaGGGATGATTTCCTTCGATCGGGGAATCGGGGATTGTTTCTTCGATCGTGGAGGTGAAAAGGAAGGAACTGCCCCTTTTAGGAGTAGAGAAGAAGAGATTAGAGACAAAAAGGCAAAGATCAATGCATTAGGAAAGTTATGATTTAGAATTACTGAATTTTATTGATTGGTAACGTGCTATTGTTTCTTGCCCGTTTGTAACATGTCTAGTTAGGAAATTTTAAAAAGGTTAGGAAAGTTTTCATTGTGAGGATAAAAAAACCAACGTGAGGAGATATGATGGTGGGATGTGAGACGGAAAAAAAAATAAACCAGGCGAAAGTGATGGGACTATTCAAtcaactcgtccattaggagtagagatacatacatacatatagcaTTGACTGCCTTGTGGTGTGGTGCATGCACATCCCAAAAGTACATTTGGACGGTTGCTACAAAATtgaaattaatatatatatatatatatatatatatatatatatatatatatatatatatatatatacccattTTAGTATGTAAGTATGTTTATTTCAACTTTGTACGTATTCAAACACCTTTTGGTATGTATGTAGATGTTTACTCATTTTGATAtgtatagtgtcaaaaacgttcctatattatgggacggaggagggAGTATGTACTATGTCTTGCTTATTGTACTAGGGATTGGATGGAGATGGTGGTGTTTGGCGGGTTGTAGAAGGCGACTTGGCGGCCGTTGAGCGGCTGCGGCGGCCTGTTGTCCTGGTGAGGCAGCGGCGCGGTGATGAGCTGCAGCTGCTCCTGGCTCAGCTCCCTGCCCTTGCCCAGGATGTTCCACACCACCTTCTCCGTgcacggcggcgtggtgagcgACCCCATGTACCGGAAGTAGCTCCCCGTCCGCTTCTGCAGCGACTTGAGCTCCACCACACCGGCCGCCACGGTAGGCGTCGTCTTGAGCTCGCGTAGCTTCTCCGTCAGCTGGTCGTAGAAAGGGTCGGGGTTGCCGATCTCGTAGAGGATGCCGATGACGGCCTTGTGGTCTTGGTCGTCGACGTGGACCATGTGGAGCTCCAGCGGGAAGCGCTTGCCGTTGACAGTGTGCTCCCCCGGCGCGTGCCAGTGGATCATCTTGAACTTGAACTCCTTGACGGTGCCGTCGGCGGTGGTGACGTTGATGGAGCCCGGCATGACGGGCTCGCCGCCCTGCTCGAAGGTCATGACGATGTCCTTGCCGTTGTTGTGGAGGGTGGCATTGGAGGGGGCGTAGACGCGGGTGAGGGTGTCGAGGTTGGGGTTAGGGACAGCGTTGGCGATGACGATGTCGATGGGGGACTGTGCCTTGCCGTCGCCGCATGCCTTGTACGTCGGGCTCAGCTTGCCCCAATTCTCCGGGCCGTCGGGGGTCCCCGGCGTGTAGCCGAAGCTCGGCCCGCCACCTTCATCTGCATTCCATTCCAATCCAATCCTTGATGATTTCTTCATCATCGCAATTCCACTCcacaaattattattattattattattattattattattattattattattattattattattattattattattattattattattaagaaGGAAAGAGAGGTCAGAAATGTTCACTTACGAGAGAGAGCGACGGCGAGGGACGAGACGATGACGACGACAGCGGTCCATGCCGACGACATTTGGGACGCCATTGCGATGAATTAGATTGGTGTTTGTTGAGGGAAAGTGGCTTAAATAGGTAGGGAGGGAGGAAGGAAATAGGGAAGGAGCAATATATAGTGTGGCACAGCTAAATCATTTTGTGACCACCCATTCATCCCCTCTTGTCTTGCTTGCTTCTTCTATATATggatgtatgtatggatggatcaAAAATAGACGATAGTCAAACTTGTCTATTTTCAAAATAATAATCACCAAACCAgaatactactagtagtagtaaatTATATAAAATCAACCCAAATGATaaagtgccacacgtgtgacacAAAGTAACATAGTTCAAACGTCTTTCTTACCATCCATTTTGCCACATCAAACAGATGACATCAatgaattttttttggtttttcgaaCTTAAAAAATGTTTAATCTTTTAAATAAAAATGTTTGATCTTTTAAATAAAAAAATTCGATTAAGAATCCGTTCTCATCATTAAATCCGtttcgacgagatcttcaaaactagatcccatattgatatgtttcgacgactttttttggggccaaaagttgccatgatgttacaCTAAAGTTGTCggtgtttacactaaagttgccatgatgtgtttcatctttttttcttttgaatttAAAACTACAATTGTATTTCAACTACTTTTCATGGCAAATTTTATTAGTTCACAATGGCAATTTTTAGTAATTAACCAGGGCAAAGTCAATTCATGGATCATGAcaattttggtttatagatcatggcaattttagtattttaaCCATAGAGATtattttttttgtatgaaccatggcaaaatTTTGTGCATgtatcatgataaatttaagtaaTTCACCATGACAATTTTAGTTTCTGATTCATGGCAAATTTGAGTCATTGACCATGCATTTTTAAAGTAGCTGA is from Triticum aestivum cultivar Chinese Spring chromosome 1B, IWGSC CS RefSeq v2.1, whole genome shotgun sequence and encodes:
- the LOC123102011 gene encoding alpha carbonic anhydrase 7-like; the encoded protein is MASQMSSAWTAVVVIVSSLAVALSHEGGGPSFGYTPGTPDGPENWGKLSPTYKACGDGKAQSPIDIVIANAVPNPNLDTLTRVYAPSNATLHNNGKDIVMTFEQGGEPVMPGSINVTTADGTVKEFKFKMIHWHAPGEHTVNGKRFPLELHMVHVDDQDHKAVIGILYEIGNPDPFYDQLTEKLRELKTTPTVAAGVVELKSLQKRTGSYFRYMGSLTTPPCTEKVVWNILGKGRELSQEQLQLITAPLPHQDNRPPQPLNGRQVAFYNPPNTTISIQSLVQ